In Fusarium oxysporum f. sp. lycopersici 4287 chromosome 11, whole genome shotgun sequence, the following are encoded in one genomic region:
- a CDS encoding hypothetical protein (At least one base has a quality score < 10) translates to MTIPETNVTIEPGYRPGLLARCLEMHIAYYHPYNSWGLAFETSLAKSWADLIQRLTNPRNQIFAAVQSTPSDNSADFTQKIVGTILIDAEHLQQPNTAQIRGFIVDERARGLGVGKRLMAAAMDFIEQQKFDKVTLFTSNTQEASLYLYKKAGFVVVKDEQKILWDVPMNELQLDWTRPSVATQGVAEQGANGLTKSDL, encoded by the coding sequence ATGACAATCCCCGAGACAAACGTCACCATTGAGCCAGGATATCGTCCTGGCTTGCTAGCCAGATGTCTTGAGATGCACATAGCCTACTACCATCCATACAACTCCTGGGGTCTTGCGTTCGAAACCTCCCTCGCCAAAAGCTGGGCCGACCTCATCCAAAGACTCACCAACCCTCGCAACCAAATCTTCGCAGCAGTTCAGTCAACACCCTCTGACAATTCCGCCGACTTCACTCAAAAGATTGTGGGGACTATCTTGATCGACGCAGAGCACCTTCAACAGCCCAACACGGCTCAAATACGTGGCTTCATCGTTGACGAGCGAGCTCGTGGGCTTGGAGTAGGGAAGCGCTTGATGGCGGCAGCGATGGATTTTATCGAGCAGCAGAAGTTCGACAAAGTTACGCTTTTTACATCGAACACCCAGGAAGCTTCCTTGTATCTTTATAAGAAGGCGGGCTTTGTCGTGGTGAAGGACGAGCAAAAGATTCTGTGGGATGTGCCGATGAATGAGTTGCAGCTTGATTGGACACGACCATCTGTCGCAACGCAAGGAGTCGCTGAGCAAGGTGCAAATGGACTTACGAAAAGTGATCTATAG
- a CDS encoding hypothetical protein (At least one base has a quality score < 10), with product MGDGIWTGYCFVDTYFQSGDERQCVEDYCDRGMQVDPFTTGKHDADMPILNPDDYFLISLQHQLVVFKDEWMNTAQRFKERVETYVDEFDFALASKESQQPLAWLRHARRKLTELVVCLETTIDCWDNFTYPDHMQTRYGRQSMVSIEQTFAEVRNCLKELYHIRTLCDEHERSLNLHNIDEQYRISRMQAQVAESTQVLSCFLLYVVSPITLAAAILSMQEEAIPDFLGPTKLSFFLLTPMLILLVSLVARLVQHWDKVQLYMSHPGNWVQGRKKDVNLGIV from the exons ATGGGCGACGGAATTTGGACTGGCTATTGTTTTGTCGATACATACTTTCAATCTGGAGATGAGAGGCAATGCGTTGAAGATTATTGTGACAGAGGCATGCAGGTCGACCCTTTTACCACCGGAAAACACGATGCTGATATGCCGATCTTAAATCCCGATGACTACTTCCTGAtctctcttcaacaccaactaGTTGTTTTCAAGGACGAATGGATGAACACAGCACAAAGATTTAAAGAGAGAGTGGAAACATAT GTCGATGAGTTTGACTTTGCATTGGCTAGCAAAGAATCCCAACAGCCGTTGGCATGGCTTCGGCATGCAAGACGCAAGTTGACGGAGCTGGTCGTGTGCTTAGAGACAACCATCGACTGTTGGGATAACTTCACTTATCCGGACCATATGCAAACACGCTATGGACGTCAATCAATGGTGTCTATTGAGCAGACTTTCGCGGAGGTGAGGAACTGCTTGAAGGAACTATACCATATTCGCACACTGTGTGATGAGCACGAAAGATCA CTAAATCTCCACAACATCGACGAACAATACCGGATTTCCCGTATGCAGGCCCAAGTTGCTGAAAGTACGCAAGTTCTTAGCTGCTTTCTACTCTAT GTTGTGTCTCCCATTACCCTCGCGGCAGCAATCCTCTCTATGCAGGAGGAAGCAATCCCTGACTTTTTGGGACCTACCAAGCTCTCGTTCTTTTTGTTGACGCCCATGCTGATActtcttgtttctttggtTGCTCGGTTGGTTCAGCATTGGGACAAGGTTCAACTGTACATGTCCCATCCAGGCAATTGGGTTCAAGGTCGCAAAAAAGATGTCAATCTTGGGATCGTCTAG
- a CDS encoding enoyl-CoA hydratase, producing MDEQLVLASTPADGVRVLALNRPSKRNALSQELITVFLEQLNTASRDDGVRVIVITGSSSFFCAGADIGEISRLDAEDARGCRYLADLCSGMQAVRKPLIAAVEGMATDDDFAGD from the exons ATGGATGAGCAATTGGTCCTTGCGTCCACGCCTGCAGACGGCGTACGCGTCCTCGCGTTAAACAGACCCTCCAAGCGAAACGCCCTCTCGCAGGAGCTCATTACCGTGTTTCTGGAACAGCTGAACACGGCGTCCAGGGACGATGGCGTGCGAGTCATTGTCATCACCGGCagctcttctttcttctgcG CGGGAGCTGATATCGGGGAGATCTCACGGCTCGATGCGGAAGACGCGCGGGGCTGCCGCTATCTGGCGGACCTTTGCTCGGGGATGCAGGCCGTGCGCAAGCCTTTGATAGCTGCTGTTGAGGGAATGGCG ACTGACGATGATTTTGCTGGGGATTGA
- a CDS encoding glycerol kinase — translation MPMLNGKPNPTFIGAIDQGTTSSRFLIFDTSGEVVATHQLEFKQYYPHPGWHEHDPEELISSVEQCIDGAVEAFEGQGHSREQIKAVGITNQRETTVVWDKTTGNALHNAIVWTDTRSKDLVRRLKRRLGASELISRCGIPLSTYPSVSKLLWLLENIPEVKDAYERGVLAFGTVDTWLTYKLNGATDRDVYVSDPSNASRTMFMNLESLQYDEDILDWFRIDDKKLTLPRIVRSSDSKAYGTLAKTSLKGVKITGCLGDQSAALVGQKGFTPGLAKNTYGTGCFLLYNVGSKPVISTHGLLTTVAFDFGEGNTMYALEGSIAVAGSSVKFLVDNFGFIESSAKLSALAETVEDNGMSVSSSYAESADPCSGIKARAERIVARFPTELIHHPEDPDSPDFEVDTIYSRILDSMEKDSGHALTELAVDGGMCNSDLIMQTQSDLIGIPVNRPGMRETTALGAAIAAGFAVGIWKSFDELKEVNTQGRTIFKPQIAEEEATKRFSRWTKAVEMSKGWANE, via the exons ATGCCTATGCTCAACGGAAAACCGAATCCTACCTTTATTGGTGCCATTGATCAGGGTACGACAAGTTCTCGCTTCCTGATCTTTGACACCAGTGGCGAGGTTGTAGCTACTCATCAGCTTGAATTCAAGCAATACTATCCTCATCCTGG ATGGCATGAGCATGATCCTGAAGAGCTCATCAGCTCGGTTGAGCAGTGCATTGATGGCGCTGTAGAAGCCTTTGAAGGTCAAGGTCACTCTCGtgagcagatcaaggccGTTGGCATCACAAACCAGCGTGAGACTACTGTTGTCTGGGACAAGACCACCGGCAATGCTCTGCACAACGCCATCGTTTGGACAGACACACGATCAAAAGATCTTGTTCGTCGTCTGAAGCGTCGTCTTGGCGCGAGCGAGTTGATTTCGAGATGCGGAATTCCTCTCTCCACATATCCCTCCGTTAGCAAActtctctggcttcttgaaAATATTCCCGAAGTCAAAGATGCTTATGAGCGTGGTGTTCTGGCTTTCGGAACGGTAGACACTTGGCTTACGTACAAGCTCAACGGCGCAACGGACCGAGATGTCTACGTTTCTGATCCGTCAAATGCGTCGAGAACCATGTTTATGAATCTCGAGTCTTTGCAGTATGACGAGGATATTCTAGACTGGTTCAGAATCGATGACAAGAAGCTTACGCTGCCAAGAATCGTGCGGTCGTCTGATAGCAAGGCGTACGGCACACTTGCTAAGACCTCGCTCAAAGGCGTCAAGATCACTGGATGTTTGGGCGACCAGTCTGCAGCTCTTGTTGGACAGAAGGGATTCACCCCCGGTCTCGCCAAGAACACATATGGCACAGGCTGCTTTCTGCTCTACAACGTTGGTTCCAAGCCCGTGATCTCAACACACGGACTTCTCACAACGGTGGCCTTTGACTTTGGCGAGGGCAACACCATGTACGCCCTCGAAGGCAGCATCGCCGTCGCGGGCTCAAGCGTCAAGTTTCTCGTTGACAACTTTGGCTTCATCGAGTCGTCAGCCAAGCTCAGCGCACTCGCCGAGACGGTGGAAGATAATGGTATGTCTGTCTCATCATCATATGCCGAGTCCGCTGACCCATGTAGCGGGATCAAAGCCCGCGCGGAGAGAATCGTGGCCAGATTCCCGACGGAGCTTATCCACCATCCAGAAGATCCTGACAGCCCCGACTTTGAAGTAGATACAATCTACTCGAGGATTTTAGACTCGATGGAGAAGGACAGCGGACATGCGCTGACCGAGCTGGCCGTCGACGGTGGCATGTGCAACTCGGATCTCATCATGCAG ACCCAGTCTGACCTTATTGGGATCCCTGTCAACAGACCCGGCATGCGTGAGACAACTGCGCTAGGTGCAGCTATCGCGGCCGGCTTCGCCGTCGGCATATGGAAGAGCTTTGATGAATTGAAGGAGGTGAATACCCAGGGTCGTACCATCTTTAAACCGCAGAtcgccgaggaagaagcgACAAAGCGGTTTAGTCGTTGGACCAAAGCCGTCGAGATGTCCAAGGGATGGGCCAACGAGTAG
- a CDS encoding glycerol kinase: MIVDVWFRWHEHDPEELISSVEQCIDGAVEAFEGQGHSREQIKAVGITNQRETTVVWDKTTGNALHNAIVWTDTRSKDLVRRLKRRLGASELISRCGIPLSTYPSVSKLLWLLENIPEVKDAYERGVLAFGTVDTWLTYKLNGATDRDVYVSDPSNASRTMFMNLESLQYDEDILDWFRIDDKKLTLPRIVRSSDSKAYGTLAKTSLKGVKITGCLGDQSAALVGQKGFTPGLAKNTYGTGCFLLYNVGSKPVISTHGLLTTVAFDFGEGNTMYALEGSIAVAGSSVKFLVDNFGFIESSAKLSALAETVEDNGMSVSSSYAESADPCSGIKARAERIVARFPTELIHHPEDPDSPDFEVDTIYSRILDSMEKDSGHALTELAVDGGMCNSDLIMQTQSDLIGIPVNRPGMRETTALGAAIAAGFAVGIWKSFDELKEVNTQGRTIFKPQIAEEEATKRFSRWTKAVEMSKGWANE; encoded by the exons ATGattgttgatgtttggtTTAGATGGCATGAGCATGATCCTGAAGAGCTCATCAGCTCGGTTGAGCAGTGCATTGATGGCGCTGTAGAAGCCTTTGAAGGTCAAGGTCACTCTCGtgagcagatcaaggccGTTGGCATCACAAACCAGCGTGAGACTACTGTTGTCTGGGACAAGACCACCGGCAATGCTCTGCACAACGCCATCGTTTGGACAGACACACGATCAAAAGATCTTGTTCGTCGTCTGAAGCGTCGTCTTGGCGCGAGCGAGTTGATTTCGAGATGCGGAATTCCTCTCTCCACATATCCCTCCGTTAGCAAActtctctggcttcttgaaAATATTCCCGAAGTCAAAGATGCTTATGAGCGTGGTGTTCTGGCTTTCGGAACGGTAGACACTTGGCTTACGTACAAGCTCAACGGCGCAACGGACCGAGATGTCTACGTTTCTGATCCGTCAAATGCGTCGAGAACCATGTTTATGAATCTCGAGTCTTTGCAGTATGACGAGGATATTCTAGACTGGTTCAGAATCGATGACAAGAAGCTTACGCTGCCAAGAATCGTGCGGTCGTCTGATAGCAAGGCGTACGGCACACTTGCTAAGACCTCGCTCAAAGGCGTCAAGATCACTGGATGTTTGGGCGACCAGTCTGCAGCTCTTGTTGGACAGAAGGGATTCACCCCCGGTCTCGCCAAGAACACATATGGCACAGGCTGCTTTCTGCTCTACAACGTTGGTTCCAAGCCCGTGATCTCAACACACGGACTTCTCACAACGGTGGCCTTTGACTTTGGCGAGGGCAACACCATGTACGCCCTCGAAGGCAGCATCGCCGTCGCGGGCTCAAGCGTCAAGTTTCTCGTTGACAACTTTGGCTTCATCGAGTCGTCAGCCAAGCTCAGCGCACTCGCCGAGACGGTGGAAGATAATGGTATGTCTGTCTCATCATCATATGCCGAGTCCGCTGACCCATGTAGCGGGATCAAAGCCCGCGCGGAGAGAATCGTGGCCAGATTCCCGACGGAGCTTATCCACCATCCAGAAGATCCTGACAGCCCCGACTTTGAAGTAGATACAATCTACTCGAGGATTTTAGACTCGATGGAGAAGGACAGCGGACATGCGCTGACCGAGCTGGCCGTCGACGGTGGCATGTGCAACTCGGATCTCATCATGCAG ACCCAGTCTGACCTTATTGGGATCCCTGTCAACAGACCCGGCATGCGTGAGACAACTGCGCTAGGTGCAGCTATCGCGGCCGGCTTCGCCGTCGGCATATGGAAGAGCTTTGATGAATTGAAGGAGGTGAATACCCAGGGTCGTACCATCTTTAAACCGCAGAtcgccgaggaagaagcgACAAAGCGGTTTAGTCGTTGGACCAAAGCCGTCGAGATGTCCAAGGGATGGGCCAACGAGTAG
- a CDS encoding aquaglyceroporin like protein, other eukaryote — protein sequence MLYDANPLSVTCLSCIRQTSPLSVSRSSSQAHSRMPIPTMNDSISESSVHKSSIPTKVEMSQNEKYSEAPSEPPTIPPPPEQYAWSRVREYCQDAFSEFFGTFILLLFGDGVVAQVVLSRGTKGDYQSISWGWGLGVMLGVYVGGKSGGHLNPAVTLANCIFRGHPWRKFPVYAVAQVLGAMCAAAVVYGNYKSAFDAYEGGPGIRTVIGENATAGVFCTYPAEFMTRTGMFFSEFIASTILQFVIFAMADSANIGAGPLMPLGLFFLIFGIGACFGWETGYAINLARDFGPRLVSYMIGYGSEVWSAGGYYFWIPMVAPFMGCAFGGLLYDVFIYTGPSPINTPGMGLPRLLSPRRSTWSNTYSASSPV from the exons ATGCTTTATGACGCCAATCCTCTCAGTGTAACCTGTCTCTCTTGCATCCGCCAaacttctcctctttctgtctcaagatcatcttcacAGGCTCACTCTAGGATGCCTATCCCTACCATGAACGACTCCATCTCTGAATCTTCTGTGCACAAATCTTCTATCCCCACTAAAGTCGAGATGAGCCAGAATGAAAAGTACAGTGAGGCTCCGAGTGAACCGCCCACTATTCCTCCCCCGCCTGAGCAGTATGCTTGGAGTCGAGTGAGAGAGTACTGCCAAGATGCCTTTTCAGAATTCTTTGGTActttcattcttcttctctttggtgACGGTGTCGTTGCTCAGGTTGTTCTCAGTCGAGGAACCAAGGGTGATTACCAGAGTATCTCGTGGGGATGGGG TCTCGGTGTCATGCTTGGAGTATACGTTGGCGGTAAATCAGGTGGTCACTTGAACCCAGCCGTCACTCTCGCCAACTGTATATTCAGAGGTCATCCCTGGAGAAAGTTCCCTGTGTATGCCGTCGCCCAAGTCCTTGGAGCCATGTGTGCTGCTGCCGTCGTGTATGGCAACTACAAGTCTGCCTTTGATGCTTATGAAGGCGGTCCAGGAATTCGAACAGTGATTGGCGAGAATGCAACCGCTGGTGTCTTCTGCACATATCCCGCGGAATTCATGACACGCACTGGCATGTTCTTCTCTGAATTCATCGCCAGCACGATTTTGCAGTTTGTCATTTTCGCTATGGCTGATAGCGCTAACATCGGTGCTGGTCCTTTGATGCCACTtggcttgttcttcttgatctttgGAATTGGTGCTTGCTTTGGTTGGGAGACTGGTTATGCCATCAACTTGGCTCGTGATTTTGGACCTCGTCTGGTTTCGTACATGATCGGGTATGGAAGTGAGGTTTGGTCTGCAGGCGGGTACTACTTCTGG ATCCCCATGGTGGCGCCCTTCATGGGATGTGCTTTCGGTGGCCTTCTGTATGATGTCTTTATCTATACAGGACCCAGTCCGATCAACACACCAGGCATGGGTCTCCCACGTCTCTTGAGCCCTCGACGCTCGACGTGGTCCAACACTTACAGTGCTTCCTCTCCCGTATAG
- a CDS encoding aquaglyceroporin like protein, other eukaryote, producing MLYDANPLSVTCLSCIRQTSPLSVSRSSSQAHSRMPIPTMNDSISESSVHKSSIPTKVEMSQNEKYSEAPSEPPTIPPPPEQYAWSRVREYCQDAFSEFFGTFILLLFGDGVVAQVVLSRGTKGDYQSISWGWGLGVMLGVYVGGKSGGHLNPAVTLANCIFRGHPWRKFPVYAVAQVLGAMCAAAVVYGNYKSAFDAYEGGPGIRTVIGENATAGVFCTYPAEFMTRTGMFFSEFIASTILQFVIFAMADSANIGAGPLMPLGLFFLIFGIGACFGWETGYAINLARDFGPRLVSYMIGYGSEVWSAGGYYFWVSPTTIPRLSISTDGEIQIPMVAPFMGCAFGGLLYDVFIYTGPSPINTPGMGLPRLLSPRRSTWSNTYSASSPV from the exons ATGCTTTATGACGCCAATCCTCTCAGTGTAACCTGTCTCTCTTGCATCCGCCAaacttctcctctttctgtctcaagatcatcttcacAGGCTCACTCTAGGATGCCTATCCCTACCATGAACGACTCCATCTCTGAATCTTCTGTGCACAAATCTTCTATCCCCACTAAAGTCGAGATGAGCCAGAATGAAAAGTACAGTGAGGCTCCGAGTGAACCGCCCACTATTCCTCCCCCGCCTGAGCAGTATGCTTGGAGTCGAGTGAGAGAGTACTGCCAAGATGCCTTTTCAGAATTCTTTGGTActttcattcttcttctctttggtgACGGTGTCGTTGCTCAGGTTGTTCTCAGTCGAGGAACCAAGGGTGATTACCAGAGTATCTCGTGGGGATGGGG TCTCGGTGTCATGCTTGGAGTATACGTTGGCGGTAAATCAGGTGGTCACTTGAACCCAGCCGTCACTCTCGCCAACTGTATATTCAGAGGTCATCCCTGGAGAAAGTTCCCTGTGTATGCCGTCGCCCAAGTCCTTGGAGCCATGTGTGCTGCTGCCGTCGTGTATGGCAACTACAAGTCTGCCTTTGATGCTTATGAAGGCGGTCCAGGAATTCGAACAGTGATTGGCGAGAATGCAACCGCTGGTGTCTTCTGCACATATCCCGCGGAATTCATGACACGCACTGGCATGTTCTTCTCTGAATTCATCGCCAGCACGATTTTGCAGTTTGTCATTTTCGCTATGGCTGATAGCGCTAACATCGGTGCTGGTCCTTTGATGCCACTtggcttgttcttcttgatctttgGAATTGGTGCTTGCTTTGGTTGGGAGACTGGTTATGCCATCAACTTGGCTCGTGATTTTGGACCTCGTCTGGTTTCGTACATGATCGGGTATGGAAGTGAGGTTTGGTCTGCAGGCGGGTACTACTTCTGGGTGAGTCCAACAACAATACCTCGACTGTCAATATCAACTGACGGTGAAATCCAGATCCCCATGGTGGCGCCCTTCATGGGATGTGCTTTCGGTGGCCTTCTGTATGATGTCTTTATCTATACAGGACCCAGTCCGATCAACACACCAGGCATGGGTCTCCCACGTCTCTTGAGCCCTCGACGCTCGACGTGGTCCAACACTTACAGTGCTTCCTCTCCCGTATAG